In Panthera leo isolate Ple1 chromosome F3, P.leo_Ple1_pat1.1, whole genome shotgun sequence, one genomic interval encodes:
- the NENF gene encoding neudesin isoform X3: protein MKTLDLKLNKGKNLKTQPYRRPSSVFLEIQRFPYTQLQRIPSPQPVGRLEDQPIYMAVKGVVFDVTSGKEFYGRGAPYNALTGKDSTRGVAKMSLDPADLTHDTVSQTGLTAEELQSLDDVFTTVYKAKYPIVGYTARRILNEDGSPNLDFKPEDQPHFDIKDEF from the exons ATGAAAACACTTGACCTTAAGCTCAACAAAGGCAAGAACCTTAAGACCCAACCCTACAGAAGACCAAGCAGCGTGTTCCTGGAGATCCAGAGATTCCCATACACCCAGCTGCAACGCATCCCTTCACCCCAGCCTGTGGGCCGACTG GAAGATCAGCCCATCTACATGGCAGTGAAAGGAGTGGTGTTTGATGTCACTTCTGGAAAGG AGTTTTATGGACGAGGAGCCCCCTACAATGCCTTGACCGGGAAGGACTCCACCAGAGGGGTGGCCAAGATGTCCCTCGATCCTGCAGACCTCACCCATGACACTGTGAGCCAG ACCGGCCTCACTGCCGAGGAGCTGCAGTCCCTGGACGACGTCTTCACCACAGTGTACAAAGCCAAATACCCCATCGTCGGCTACACGGCCCGGAGGATACTCAACGAGGACGGCAGCCCCAACCTGGACTTCAAGCCCGAAGACCAGCCCCATTTTGACATAAAAGACGAGTTTTGA
- the NENF gene encoding neudesin isoform X1: MAGPAPGRRLRLRPLAALALLLALAPGLPAARAGQAPRPAERGPPVRLFTEEELARYGGEEEDQPIYMAVKGVVFDVTSGKEFYGRGAPYNALTGKDSTRGVAKMSLDPADLTHDTVSQTGLTAEELQSLDDVFTTVYKAKYPIVGYTARRILNEDGSPNLDFKPEDQPHFDIKDEF; this comes from the exons ATGGCGGGCCCCGCGCCCGggcggcggctgcggctgcggccgCTGGCAGCGCTGGCCCTGCTCCTGGCGCTGGCCCCGGGGCTGCCCGCAGCCCGGGCCGGGCAGGCGCCGCGCCCCGCCGAGCGGGGGCCCCCGGTGCGGCTCTTCACGGAGGAGGAGCTGGCCCGCTACGGCGGGGAGGAG GAAGATCAGCCCATCTACATGGCAGTGAAAGGAGTGGTGTTTGATGTCACTTCTGGAAAGG AGTTTTATGGACGAGGAGCCCCCTACAATGCCTTGACCGGGAAGGACTCCACCAGAGGGGTGGCCAAGATGTCCCTCGATCCTGCAGACCTCACCCATGACACTGTGAGCCAG ACCGGCCTCACTGCCGAGGAGCTGCAGTCCCTGGACGACGTCTTCACCACAGTGTACAAAGCCAAATACCCCATCGTCGGCTACACGGCCCGGAGGATACTCAACGAGGACGGCAGCCCCAACCTGGACTTCAAGCCCGAAGACCAGCCCCATTTTGACATAAAAGACGAGTTTTGA
- the NENF gene encoding neudesin isoform X2, whose protein sequence is MAGPAPGRRLRLRPLAALALLLALAPGLPAARAGQAPRPAERGPPVRLFTEEELARYGGEEEDQPIYMAVKGVVFDVTSGKEFYGRGAPYNALTGKDSTRGVAKMSLDPADLTHDTTGLTAEELQSLDDVFTTVYKAKYPIVGYTARRILNEDGSPNLDFKPEDQPHFDIKDEF, encoded by the exons ATGGCGGGCCCCGCGCCCGggcggcggctgcggctgcggccgCTGGCAGCGCTGGCCCTGCTCCTGGCGCTGGCCCCGGGGCTGCCCGCAGCCCGGGCCGGGCAGGCGCCGCGCCCCGCCGAGCGGGGGCCCCCGGTGCGGCTCTTCACGGAGGAGGAGCTGGCCCGCTACGGCGGGGAGGAG GAAGATCAGCCCATCTACATGGCAGTGAAAGGAGTGGTGTTTGATGTCACTTCTGGAAAGG AGTTTTATGGACGAGGAGCCCCCTACAATGCCTTGACCGGGAAGGACTCCACCAGAGGGGTGGCCAAGATGTCCCTCGATCCTGCAGACCTCACCCATGACACT ACCGGCCTCACTGCCGAGGAGCTGCAGTCCCTGGACGACGTCTTCACCACAGTGTACAAAGCCAAATACCCCATCGTCGGCTACACGGCCCGGAGGATACTCAACGAGGACGGCAGCCCCAACCTGGACTTCAAGCCCGAAGACCAGCCCCATTTTGACATAAAAGACGAGTTTTGA